AGTCAGGTGTATGATCAACCAATTATACCAAACAGGTGCTAATGATCATCAGTTTCACATGTAGGTtgaaacacagtcattaactgaaacagaaacagctgtgtaggAGGCTTAAAACTGGGTGAGGAACAGCCAAACTCTGCTACCAAGGTGAGGTTGTGGAAGACAGTTTCATGTCACACAGGTCATACACCATGGCAAGACTGAGCACAGCAACAAGACACAAGGTGGTTATACTGCATCAGCAAGGTCTCTCACAGACAAAGATTTAAAAGCAGACTGGGATTTCATGATGTGCTGTTCAAGCTCTTTTGAAGAAGCACAAAGAAACGGGCAATGTTGAGGATCGTAGATGCAGTGGTCGGCCAAGAAAACAGTCCTGGAAGTGATGGTATGGCCCCCCCcgagccctgatctcaacatcatggagtctgtctgggattacatgaagagacagaaggatttGAGGAAGCCTACATCCACAGAAGATCTGTGGTTAGTTCTCCAAGATGTTTAGAACAACCTACCAGCCCAGTTCCTTCAAAAACTGTTCAAGTGTACCTTAAGAATTGATGCTGTTTTGAAGGCAAAGGGtggtcacaccaaatattgatttgatttaaatttctcttctgttcattcactgcattttgttaattgatgaaaataaactattaccacttccatttttgaaagcattcttagttttttcacacctgcctaaaacttttgcacagtactgttaTATGTTAGTAGGTTTTACtaaatgtataaaacatttGTTGTCATACATACACTCATGAGgaagatcagattttttttttatgtttgctgTTTGACTCAGAAGAAGTCAATaatcttgttttcaggtttgtTGGTTGCGTGTTGATAGAATCTCATCAGTGTGAGCGCTGTCGAGCGAAATGAACAATGATGAAATTGCTGATCGAGATATGATCACAACATTATCTCCCACTTAATGCATAATGTCATCATTTTACCGTGCTTGGCTGCTCTTATTCTGGCTTCACGTTAAATCATCACTTGTCTGTCATTTCCGTACCCAGAACATTTTCCTGACTGATAATGGGACAATCAAGCTCGGGGACTTTGGCTCAGCGTGTATTCTGAACAGGTAGAGGAAGAGAGTGGCAGCAGTTTatagttttcacattttatttttttatttttttatttgatttgctGCTGTTGCATTTTAACTTCCACTCTTTTATTGTGTTGCAGCTCAAAAGCTTACGCTCATACATATGTTGGGACACCATATTACGTGGCTCCAGAAATCTGGGACAACAAGCCCTACAACAATAAGAGGTATGTTATGTCTGTGAAGTGGAGCCTTGTTTAGACATGGCACAGGATAAAATGAAAACGAATGAAACCTTAATAACTACGGATCAGTGTCCATGTTGGGAAATTGGGTCTTTGCAACAGGAAGTGTTAAATGGATAAAGCAAAGAATATATTACACCCTCCCTGTGAATAGGAACAACGTATGggagcatgcaaacacactatatatatatatatatatatatatatatttattttaagatgttAATATGTACTTTACAGATGTCTATAAGATATCTACAGAATGTGCAAATAAGGATATGGACAAAATCCTGATTGCCTACAGTTTCCCTTCAGGCCTGATTTTCTGTCACCATAGTAGGTGAACTCAGTTTTTTGATTAGGATGTTAGGAGTGTCAATCAATTCACCAACAATGAGGAATTTTCAAAACAGCGTGTTTTCTCAGCTCAGCAGTGATTATGTAACCCGTGCGTGGGTTAACCAGTCTTGTGTGTCTTTGACCCTGCCAGTACATGACGAATGTCTGGTGTGAATGAATAACAGTCTCTTATGTTTCTGTGTTCTGCAGTGATGTGTGGTCTTTGGGATGCGTCCTCTATGAGCTCTGCACCCTGCGACACCCGGTactcccccccctccctctctctctctctttctgtgtacCACGGGTTTGATTGTTGGCCTCTCCTCAGATACGGCCAGTGAGTCATTGTATGAAACACTTCTGCTCTGATCTTACATCACAGCGAGGTGCTGCAAAGCATTGTTGTGGATTGATGGAGGCCGAGTATCTTCAGCTGAGCTAGATTatcttgtgtgtatttttttgtggcTCAGATATTGCGGTGCGGTTTGTTGTCCCAGAGATGCTCATGCCTCAACCTTGTGTCCAGTTCCAGGCATCCAGCTGGAAAAGCCTGATTCTTAAGGTGTGTCGGGGCGCATACCCGCCCCTCCCCAAACACCTGCCCTATGAGCTGCAGTATCTGGTCAAGCAGATGTTTAAGACAAACCCCAAAGACAGGCCGTCCCTGCAAACCATCCTGACCTCTCACCGGGTTTCCAAACTCCTGCGTTCACATTTTCCCTCTCAGGTAAAAAACACTTGAGCTTCCTGTGTGGTGACAGtcactgaagtgtttttataGCTGCCCCATCCATCAGAATGACATACTGTCAGGACATGGTGTCAGAGTGAGAATTTAAACTCTTACACAACTTCCCCAGCTGTGGTGACCCCTATGTGGAATCTGACCTTTGACAAGCTGCTGTTAGTTCAGATGGCTGCGGAGCTCGTGTTATGTGTTTGATTTACAGCGCTGCTTTGGATCTTTTACaggtgatggagatggaggagcagGGGAGGCGTACGGGTCGATGgaacagaggagaggggaagaaggTGGTTGATCTTCTGGGAGAGAAGACTTTAATAAAAACGTCAACATTTGAAGGTAGAGTTCACATCAAAGTTAACATCATGAAATGAAGGATAGACTGCGTGGTTGTCAGTGAGAAAATAAGCACAGTTTTCAATGTTTTGAccattttcaaacagaaaatgatcTAAATAACCGTTCACCCCAGGCACAGAGTTAACAGAGGGTCACTGTGAAAACAGAGAGCCCGGCCATCGAAAGCAGTGGGCCGCTGCGCCTTCAGACACTGTGCTGCAGGCGTTGGCCAATGCCAGCATCATCTCATCTGACAGCATGGCATCCACCAGCCAGGCCCTCACAGGTTCCACTCATGGATATATGATATgcagtttaaacatttttcatttcctgaaatgtattaaaaaaaaaagttatttaaagaGGTTAGTTGAAGAAAGAAATGCAGAGTCCTGTTTTTTCAGGTGTGTCAGAGGAGCCAGAGGACAGCAGGCGGAGGAGACAATGGGAGAAAGATCCTCCCGAGAGGCTGCTGAGTCTGCTGGAGAAGGCCCAGCTAAGCAGAGCCTTCAGCACCTTCGTAATAAACAGAGGTCTGTTGAAATAATGAATCcatctttttgttatttaaacacAAGAGCCTTTGCTGTAGAGGAcaacaaataaactgaaattacaggatgtttt
The Seriola aureovittata isolate HTS-2021-v1 ecotype China chromosome 4, ASM2101889v1, whole genome shotgun sequence genome window above contains:
- the nek3 gene encoding serine/threonine-protein kinase Nek3 isoform X2; the protein is MEYCNGGDLLQRIRQQKTTQFCVDDILRWFAQMCAGAKHIHDKRVLHRDLKSKNIFLTDNGTIKLGDFGSACILNSSKAYAHTYVGTPYYVAPEIWDNKPYNNKSDVWSLGCVLYELCTLRHPFQASSWKSLILKVCRGAYPPLPKHLPYELQYLVKQMFKTNPKDRPSLQTILTSHRVSKLLRSHFPSQVMEMEEQGRRTGRWNRGEGKKVVDLLGEKTLIKTSTFEGTELTEGHCENREPGHRKQWAAAPSDTVLQALANASIISSDSMASTSQALTGVSEEPEDSRRRRQWEKDPPERLLSLLEKAQLSRAFSTFVINRGDDLLMGPLSQGQGDDTDGPEPEVVVDEDRLEPRSDDEDTDFEEESPCDWIEEAEKMFSEH
- the nek3 gene encoding serine/threonine-protein kinase Nek3 isoform X1; translation: METYSLLRVIGEGSFGRALLVQCKSSQEKYVVKEIQLPKNRSKLENSRREAILLSRMKHPNIVAFREAFEADDLLYIVMEYCNGGDLLQRIRQQKTTQFCVDDILRWFAQMCAGAKHIHDKRVLHRDLKSKNIFLTDNGTIKLGDFGSACILNSSKAYAHTYVGTPYYVAPEIWDNKPYNNKSDVWSLGCVLYELCTLRHPFQASSWKSLILKVCRGAYPPLPKHLPYELQYLVKQMFKTNPKDRPSLQTILTSHRVSKLLRSHFPSQVMEMEEQGRRTGRWNRGEGKKVVDLLGEKTLIKTSTFEGTELTEGHCENREPGHRKQWAAAPSDTVLQALANASIISSDSMASTSQALTGVSEEPEDSRRRRQWEKDPPERLLSLLEKAQLSRAFSTFVINRGDDLLMGPLSQGQGDDTDGPEPEVVVDEDRLEPRSDDEDTDFEEESPCDWIEEAEKMFSEH